Proteins from one candidate division KSB1 bacterium genomic window:
- a CDS encoding TonB-dependent receptor: protein MYKTVLYCIVLLFLFFANLLFAQTGTITGKIVDSETGEALIGVNVILQGTMIGDATDMDGEYRIKNAPVGDYTVMGSYMGYSRITIQDVAIRTNQVVTLNFTMTMESLQGEEVVVTAKAVRNTEAALLKDRQKAKTISDAISAEMISESGSGNAAEAMKQITGASVVDGKKVFVRGLGDRYTSTQLNGAEIPSADPYSRSGSIDIIPSNLIDNIVTVKSFTPDKPGNFSGGTVDIQTKDFPEDLSLSFSASSSFNSQTTFNDNILALTNGSSLNWLGFADKGMDIPDFVGKDLTQIDPIAAGKNAEQAQFIENYTDAFNHSMAPTKGSAPLNQSYSFSVGNQVEFLGRPLGFLASATYSNKHKSYDDGVYARYALKALSENASGLENIFHLSDQKTQAEVLWGVTLKSSYKLNKNNKLSFTGLYNQNGVSTARKLSGPFPYDLNDDEVYQVSTQQYNERSLHSYQLDGDHKLQALDAQVSWKASYGRSTQDEPDLRYFTSYINGQGTYGTKTNIPQERFYRYLDEDRYEGNLDITKSLSFWNGLKGSVKWGGAYAFKTRDFDERRFVYEPNSDIGVELRNAGGDINELFSDENLGLTGARVAPNGNVYNEFGIYITETAQISSNYTGDQYINAGYAMLDMPLSIKLRLVGGVRYETTEMQVISEDPEQPKGTVSTQDLLPSANLIYTLSDNMNIRFAYGKTLARPSFREISNFASYDFKEGDKYIGNPELKRTLVDNFDLRWEWFSRPGELYAVSVFSKSFTNPIEIVIKNNNYWITWQNVDQATTFGVEFEARKRLDILHSALSNFMAGGNLSLIYSEVDISDRELEIIRATNPEAEASRPFQGQSPYLLNLNISYDNPQNGLATSLYYNIFGERLAAIGKGGTPDIYEQPAAMLNYSLSKRIGKHLYFKFAVNNILDANEKKMHEFKEKDYITTRYQRGRTFSLGLKYNL from the coding sequence ATGTACAAGACAGTATTGTATTGTATCGTTTTGCTTTTTCTTTTCTTTGCAAATTTATTATTCGCACAAACAGGAACAATAACCGGTAAAATTGTCGACTCGGAAACGGGTGAAGCGCTGATCGGGGTCAACGTCATTCTGCAGGGCACGATGATCGGGGATGCCACGGATATGGACGGCGAGTATCGGATCAAAAATGCACCGGTCGGTGATTATACCGTCATGGGTTCCTATATGGGGTACAGCCGGATCACCATTCAGGATGTTGCGATCCGGACCAATCAGGTTGTAACGCTCAATTTTACAATGACCATGGAATCGCTGCAGGGTGAAGAAGTGGTGGTAACCGCCAAAGCGGTGCGCAACACAGAAGCAGCCTTGTTAAAAGATCGGCAAAAAGCCAAAACCATCAGTGATGCCATCAGCGCGGAAATGATCTCGGAAAGCGGCAGCGGCAATGCGGCCGAAGCCATGAAACAGATCACCGGCGCTTCGGTGGTTGACGGCAAAAAGGTGTTTGTGCGCGGACTGGGTGACCGTTATACCAGCACACAGCTGAACGGCGCTGAAATTCCCAGCGCAGATCCTTACAGCCGTTCCGGGTCTATTGACATTATTCCTTCTAATTTGATTGATAATATTGTAACCGTTAAAAGTTTTACACCCGACAAACCCGGGAATTTTTCCGGCGGAACGGTCGATATACAGACCAAAGATTTTCCCGAAGATTTATCCCTTTCTTTTTCAGCATCCAGTTCTTTTAATTCGCAAACAACATTTAATGATAATATACTCGCATTAACCAACGGCAGTTCGCTGAACTGGCTCGGATTTGCGGATAAGGGAATGGATATACCGGATTTTGTCGGTAAAGATCTGACACAGATCGATCCGATTGCAGCGGGTAAAAATGCTGAACAAGCTCAGTTTATTGAAAACTATACAGATGCTTTTAATCATTCCATGGCCCCGACCAAAGGTTCGGCGCCTCTGAACCAAAGCTATTCATTTTCCGTCGGAAATCAGGTTGAGTTTCTCGGCCGTCCCTTGGGTTTTCTGGCAAGCGCTACTTATAGCAACAAGCATAAAAGTTATGATGATGGAGTGTATGCCCGCTATGCGCTCAAAGCCCTGTCCGAGAATGCGTCCGGTCTGGAAAATATCTTTCATTTGAGTGATCAAAAAACCCAGGCCGAAGTTTTGTGGGGCGTCACATTAAAGTCCTCTTACAAATTGAATAAAAATAATAAACTGAGTTTTACCGGACTTTACAACCAAAATGGTGTGAGTACCGCGCGAAAGTTATCCGGCCCGTTTCCCTATGATCTAAATGATGATGAAGTTTATCAGGTTTCCACGCAGCAGTATAACGAACGCAGTCTGCATTCTTATCAATTGGACGGCGATCATAAATTGCAGGCGTTAGACGCTCAGGTCAGCTGGAAGGCATCATATGGACGTTCCACCCAGGATGAGCCGGATTTGCGTTATTTTACCAGCTACATCAACGGTCAGGGCACCTATGGCACCAAAACCAATATCCCCCAGGAACGCTTTTATCGCTATCTTGACGAAGATCGCTATGAAGGCAACCTGGATATAACAAAATCACTGAGCTTTTGGAACGGATTAAAAGGCAGTGTTAAATGGGGTGGCGCTTATGCGTTTAAAACCCGTGATTTTGATGAACGCCGTTTCGTCTACGAGCCCAACAGTGATATCGGCGTTGAGCTGCGGAATGCGGGCGGTGATATTAACGAGTTGTTTTCCGATGAGAATCTCGGTTTGACCGGCGCACGTGTGGCGCCGAACGGCAATGTCTATAACGAATTCGGTATCTATATCACCGAAACCGCGCAAATTTCCAGCAATTATACCGGTGATCAGTACATTAATGCCGGATATGCCATGCTTGATATGCCGTTATCCATCAAGCTCCGGTTGGTTGGCGGGGTGAGATATGAAACCACCGAAATGCAAGTGATCAGTGAAGACCCGGAACAACCCAAAGGCACAGTTTCGACACAGGACCTGCTGCCGTCCGCAAATTTGATTTACACCCTTTCTGATAATATGAATATCCGGTTTGCCTATGGAAAAACCCTGGCTCGACCGTCATTCCGCGAAATTTCAAACTTTGCTTCTTATGATTTCAAGGAAGGTGATAAATACATTGGAAATCCTGAATTGAAACGCACTTTGGTGGATAATTTTGACCTGCGCTGGGAATGGTTCAGCCGCCCCGGCGAACTGTATGCCGTCAGCGTTTTTTCCAAATCCTTTACCAATCCCATTGAAATAGTGATCAAAAATAACAATTACTGGATCACCTGGCAGAATGTGGATCAGGCGACCACATTTGGTGTCGAATTTGAAGCGCGCAAACGTCTTGATATTTTACACAGCGCCCTGTCTAATTTCATGGCCGGCGGTAATTTGTCCCTGATTTATTCCGAGGTGGATATCAGTGACAGGGAACTGGAGATTATTCGCGCCACCAATCCTGAAGCAGAGGCATCGCGACCGTTCCAGGGTCAATCGCCTTATCTCTTGAATCTAAATATCAGTTATGATAATCCGCAAAACGGTCTGGCCACCAGCCTTTACTATAATATTTTCGGTGAACGATTGGCTGCAATCGGTAAAGGCGGCACCCCCGATATCTATGAACAACCCGCCGCCATGCTGAATTATTCGCTGTCAAAGCGGATCGGGAAACATCTGTATTTTAAATTTGCCGTTAATAATATACTGGATGCAAACGAAAAGAAAATGCATGAATTTAAAGAAAAAGACTATATAACCACGCGTTATCAAAGAGGACGGACGTTTTCACTCGGTTTAAAATACAATCTCTAA
- a CDS encoding T9SS type A sorting domain-containing protein yields the protein MKLKLTCLLILTGILLSGFAAIADTSEFFDQVNYKGAFGSSIWMKGWTALDEYDFLVEDKVSAGQVTVTDESINAGDVVYWTADNTYVLDGLVYVEAGAVLNIEAGTVIKAKVGSSENASALIISKGAKIFAEGTAAKPIIFTAESDDVTDPYDVTPDVRGQWGGLIILGHAIINEAGGVDYVEGIAEESERTQFGGNDDDDNSGVLRYVSIRHGGTELAPGDEINGLTLGAVGRGTTIEYVEVFANKDDGFEWFGGTVNCKHLIAAYCGDDGFDHDEGLRNKMQFLFTLQDSAAAGRSGEHDGGHDPEDGEPFAYPVIYNATYVGPGMESSQTDVALKLRDNWGGEYVNSIFGDRSGKALDIEQTDNYAQDSKKRLDDGEIVIKNNLWFNFAPGMTADSLGVNPWDVAVFENDANMNELLDASPLASISRDQDNGLDPRPVQDGPAYQNLAEIPQDDFFEQVNYKGAFGSTNWMKGWTALDEYDMLVEDKVAANQVTVTDESINAGDMVYWTADNTYVLDGLVYVESGAMLNIEAGTIVKARSGSSENTSALIVSKGGKIYAEGTGVNPIIFTAESDDVTDPYDVTPDVRGQWGGLIVLGHAVINEAGGIDYVEGIAEESDRTQFGGNDDHDNSGVLRYVSIRHAGTELAPGDEINGLTLGAVGNGTTIDHIEVFANKDDGFEWFGGNVNCKYLIAAYCGDDGFDHDEGIRSKMQFLFTLQDSAAAGRAGEHDGGHDPEDGEPFAYPVIYNASYFGPGMESSQTDVALKLRDNWGGEYKNSIFGDRSGKALDIEQTDNYEQDSKKRLDDGQIVIMNNLWFNFAPGMTADSLGVNPWDVAVFDDASNMNELLTTTPVVSISRDQDKGLDPRPVQDGPAYQNLAGYPMMETGVEVVNRSETLPVENQLVQNYPNPFNPVTTIQYDLNAASRVKLTVFNTRGQQVAELVNHLQQAGSYTVTWNASDMPSGVYLYTLETGSRIITRKMMLIK from the coding sequence ATGAAATTGAAACTAACTTGTCTTTTAATCTTGACTGGAATCCTGCTGTCCGGTTTTGCCGCGATAGCGGATACCAGCGAATTCTTTGATCAGGTGAACTACAAAGGCGCTTTTGGTTCATCCATCTGGATGAAGGGATGGACCGCGCTGGACGAATATGATTTCCTGGTTGAAGACAAAGTATCCGCTGGTCAGGTTACAGTAACGGATGAAAGCATTAATGCCGGTGATGTTGTGTACTGGACCGCTGATAATACTTATGTATTAGACGGTCTGGTTTATGTTGAAGCCGGCGCTGTTTTGAATATTGAAGCCGGAACGGTGATCAAAGCCAAAGTCGGTAGTAGTGAAAATGCCAGCGCACTGATTATTTCAAAAGGCGCAAAAATCTTTGCTGAAGGTACGGCTGCAAAACCGATTATTTTCACAGCTGAAAGCGATGATGTTACAGATCCCTATGATGTGACACCTGATGTCCGCGGACAATGGGGTGGTTTGATTATTCTGGGTCATGCTATAATCAATGAAGCCGGTGGTGTCGATTATGTTGAAGGTATCGCTGAAGAATCCGAACGGACACAGTTCGGTGGTAATGACGATGACGACAATTCCGGTGTACTGCGCTACGTATCAATCCGGCACGGCGGTACCGAACTGGCTCCCGGTGATGAAATCAATGGTTTGACTCTGGGCGCTGTCGGTCGTGGAACCACAATCGAATACGTTGAAGTGTTTGCCAACAAAGACGATGGTTTTGAGTGGTTTGGCGGTACCGTGAACTGTAAACATCTCATCGCTGCCTATTGCGGTGATGACGGTTTTGATCATGATGAAGGGTTGCGCAATAAAATGCAGTTTCTGTTCACCCTGCAGGATTCCGCCGCTGCCGGGCGTTCCGGTGAACATGACGGCGGTCACGATCCTGAAGACGGCGAACCGTTTGCTTATCCGGTTATTTACAACGCAACTTATGTTGGCCCGGGAATGGAATCTTCCCAGACCGATGTTGCTTTGAAACTGCGTGATAACTGGGGCGGTGAGTATGTCAACTCTATTTTCGGAGATCGTTCCGGCAAAGCTCTGGATATTGAACAGACAGATAATTACGCGCAGGACAGCAAAAAGCGTCTGGATGATGGAGAAATTGTCATCAAAAACAACCTGTGGTTCAATTTTGCTCCGGGAATGACCGCCGATTCTCTTGGTGTGAATCCCTGGGATGTAGCGGTTTTTGAAAATGACGCGAATATGAATGAACTGCTGGATGCAAGTCCCCTGGCAAGTATCAGCCGTGACCAGGACAATGGCTTGGATCCGCGTCCGGTTCAGGACGGCCCGGCTTATCAGAATCTTGCTGAAATCCCGCAGGATGATTTCTTTGAACAAGTGAATTACAAAGGCGCATTCGGTTCAACCAACTGGATGAAAGGATGGACCGCGCTGGATGAGTATGATATGCTCGTAGAAGATAAAGTTGCCGCCAATCAAGTAACCGTAACAGACGAAAGCATTAACGCTGGTGATATGGTGTACTGGACGGCTGACAATACGTATGTATTGGACGGTCTGGTTTACGTTGAATCCGGCGCTATGTTAAATATTGAAGCCGGTACAATCGTAAAAGCCAGGTCCGGCAGCAGTGAGAATACCAGCGCATTGATCGTCTCCAAAGGCGGAAAGATCTATGCCGAAGGTACCGGTGTGAATCCCATTATTTTCACCGCTGAAAGCGATGATGTGACTGATCCTTACGACGTGACACCTGATGTGCGCGGGCAGTGGGGCGGTTTAATCGTTCTGGGTCATGCTGTCATCAACGAAGCCGGCGGCATTGACTATGTTGAAGGTATTGCCGAAGAATCCGATCGGACTCAGTTCGGTGGGAATGATGATCATGATAATTCAGGTGTGCTGCGCTATGTCTCTATTCGTCACGCGGGAACCGAGCTGGCTCCCGGTGATGAAATCAACGGCCTGACCCTGGGCGCTGTGGGTAATGGCACCACCATTGATCATATCGAAGTTTTCGCCAATAAAGACGACGGTTTTGAATGGTTCGGCGGTAATGTCAATTGTAAATACCTGATCGCTGCGTACTGCGGTGATGACGGTTTTGATCATGATGAAGGTATCCGCAGCAAAATGCAGTTCCTGTTCACACTGCAGGATTCCGCCGCTGCCGGGCGTGCCGGTGAGCATGACGGCGGTCATGATCCTGAAGACGGCGAACCCTTTGCTTATCCGGTGATTTACAATGCCAGCTATTTTGGTCCGGGCATGGAATCTTCCCAGACTGATGTTGCTTTGAAGCTGCGCGATAACTGGGGCGGTGAGTACAAAAACTCGATCTTTGGAGATCGTTCCGGTAAAGCCCTGGACATTGAACAGACAGATAATTACGAACAAGACAGCAAGAAACGCCTGGATGACGGACAGATTGTAATCATGAACAACCTGTGGTTCAATTTTGCACCGGGAATGACAGCCGATTCTCTCGGTGTGAATCCCTGGGATGTGGCTGTATTTGACGATGCTTCCAACATGAATGAACTATTGACCACCACCCCGGTTGTCAGCATCAGCCGTGATCAGGACAAGGGTCTGGACCCGCGTCCGGTACAGGATGGACCGGCTTATCAGAACCTGGCCGGCTATCCGATGATGGAAACTGGTGTTGAGGTGGTGAATCGCAGTGAAACCCTGCCGGTCGAAAATCAGCTGGTGCAGAACTATCCCAACCCGTTCAACCCGGTTACAACGATCCAGTATGATCTGAATGCTGCATCTCGGGTTAAACTGACCGTTTTCAATACACGGGGTCAGCAGGTTGCTGAACTGGTGAACCACCTGCAGCAGGCCGGTTCTTATACGGTGACCTGGAATGCCTCTGATATGCCCTCCGGTGTTTATCTGTACACACTGGAAACAGGCAGCCGGATCATAACCCGAAAAATGATGCTCATTAAATAA